One segment of Saprospiraceae bacterium DNA contains the following:
- the gcvP gene encoding aminomethyl-transferring glycine dehydrogenase gives MSQFPHPDRFVRRHIGPSEADTQEMLKTLKVKSLDELIWQTVPDAIRLKKPLDLPPALSEFDYLQDLKKAALQNRVMRNYIGMGYHGTITPSVIARNVFHNPGWYTQYTPYQAEIAQGRLESLLNFQTMVSDLTGMPIANASLLDEGTAAAEAMHMFYAEKNKRAKPGEEANEFFVSDKVLPQTIDVLRTRALPHGIKLEIGDWKAYQFSEKTFGVLLQYPDKEGNVQDYRAFVEKSKALGAFVCVAADILALALLKPPGEWGADVAVGNTQRFGVPMGFGGPHAAYFACSEEFKRQIPGRIIGVSVDKHGNRALRMALQTREQHIRREKATSNICTAQALLANMAAMYAVYHGPAGIRGIAQRAHAMATSLSAALEKTGFKQTNAHYFDTLRIELSEKQLFEIKNKAEAAGINFFYEKNALQISLDETTTDEDLNDIVEIFGGDRKRIAPHPSSIISKSLLRESPYLTHPVFNTYHTESDMMRYIKRLENRDISLTHSMISLGSCTMKLNAATEMIPVSWENWANMHPFQPAEQVKGYTHIIGELEKYLCEITGFDACSLQPNSGAQGEYAGLMAIRAYHHANKQDHRNVALIPSSAHGTNPASAVMAGMEVVVVACDERGNIDVEDLKKKAEQHAANLACLMVTYPSTHGVFEAEIIEICQIIHQYGGKVYMDGANMNAQVGLTSPAAIGADVCHLNLHKTFAIPHGGGGPGMGPICCNTSLAPFLPKHVFRETGGKQGTTAISAAPWGSASILLISYAYIRMLGAEGVTDATKYAILNANYMKARLESAYQILYAGDMGRCAHEFILDLRPFKTVVSAEDVAKRLMDYGFHAPTLSFPVAGTIMIEPTESESKAELDRFCDALLAIRKEIDEIASGDYETEDNVLHNAPHTAEEVTSDDWHHKYSREKAAYPLPYLRQGFKFWATTGRIDQAYGDRNLVCVCPPIEAYSTAE, from the coding sequence ATGAGTCAATTTCCGCACCCGGACCGCTTCGTACGCCGGCATATCGGGCCAAGTGAGGCCGACACCCAAGAAATGTTGAAAACCCTCAAAGTAAAGTCGTTGGACGAACTAATCTGGCAAACCGTGCCCGATGCCATCCGACTGAAAAAACCGCTTGACCTGCCGCCCGCCCTCTCCGAATTCGACTATTTGCAGGATTTGAAAAAAGCCGCGCTGCAAAACCGCGTGATGCGCAACTACATCGGCATGGGCTACCACGGCACCATCACGCCATCTGTCATTGCTCGCAACGTGTTTCACAACCCCGGCTGGTACACCCAATACACGCCCTACCAAGCAGAAATAGCGCAAGGCCGCCTCGAAAGCCTGCTCAATTTCCAGACGATGGTGAGCGATTTGACGGGCATGCCCATCGCCAATGCAAGCCTGCTCGACGAAGGCACCGCGGCAGCTGAGGCCATGCACATGTTTTATGCGGAAAAAAACAAACGGGCGAAACCTGGCGAGGAGGCCAACGAGTTCTTCGTGTCCGACAAGGTGCTTCCGCAAACAATAGATGTGTTGCGAACCCGCGCTTTGCCGCATGGAATCAAACTCGAAATAGGCGATTGGAAAGCGTATCAATTTTCCGAAAAAACCTTCGGTGTCTTGCTGCAATATCCTGACAAAGAAGGAAATGTGCAGGACTACCGCGCTTTTGTGGAAAAGTCCAAAGCATTGGGAGCCTTCGTCTGCGTGGCTGCCGACATACTCGCGCTGGCACTCCTGAAGCCACCCGGCGAATGGGGTGCCGACGTTGCCGTGGGCAATACGCAGCGCTTTGGCGTCCCGATGGGTTTTGGCGGCCCACACGCGGCCTATTTCGCTTGCTCAGAGGAATTCAAACGCCAGATTCCCGGCCGCATCATCGGCGTCTCTGTGGACAAGCACGGCAACCGCGCACTCCGCATGGCACTCCAGACCCGCGAACAGCACATACGCCGCGAAAAAGCAACATCCAATATATGCACCGCACAGGCGTTGCTGGCCAACATGGCAGCCATGTACGCCGTCTATCACGGCCCGGCAGGCATTCGCGGCATCGCCCAGCGTGCCCATGCAATGGCGACAAGCCTTTCAGCGGCATTGGAAAAAACCGGGTTCAAACAAACGAACGCGCATTACTTCGACACACTCCGCATCGAGCTCTCGGAAAAACAGTTGTTTGAAATAAAAAACAAGGCGGAAGCGGCAGGCATCAATTTCTTCTACGAAAAAAACGCCCTGCAAATCTCGCTCGACGAAACGACAACCGACGAGGACTTGAATGACATAGTGGAGATTTTTGGAGGTGACAGAAAACGCATCGCTCCTCACCCCTCATCCATCATTTCAAAAAGTCTTCTGCGCGAAAGCCCCTACCTCACCCATCCGGTATTCAACACCTACCACACCGAGAGCGACATGATGCGCTACATCAAGCGGCTGGAAAACCGCGACATTTCGCTCACGCACTCGATGATTTCGCTCGGCTCCTGCACCATGAAACTCAACGCAGCAACCGAGATGATCCCGGTGAGCTGGGAGAACTGGGCGAATATGCACCCCTTCCAGCCCGCCGAGCAAGTGAAGGGCTACACACACATCATCGGCGAACTGGAAAAATATCTGTGCGAAATCACGGGCTTCGACGCTTGCTCCTTGCAGCCCAACAGCGGCGCACAAGGCGAGTACGCAGGCTTGATGGCCATTCGCGCCTACCACCACGCCAACAAACAAGACCATCGCAACGTGGCGCTCATCCCCTCTTCCGCGCATGGCACCAACCCTGCCTCGGCGGTGATGGCCGGCATGGAAGTGGTGGTGGTGGCCTGCGACGAACGCGGCAACATTGATGTGGAAGATTTGAAAAAGAAAGCCGAGCAACACGCCGCCAACCTTGCCTGCCTCATGGTGACATATCCCTCCACGCACGGCGTGTTTGAGGCAGAAATCATCGAAATTTGCCAAATAATCCACCAATATGGTGGCAAGGTTTACATGGACGGCGCGAACATGAATGCCCAAGTCGGTCTTACCAGCCCCGCGGCCATTGGCGCTGATGTGTGCCACCTGAATTTGCACAAGACCTTCGCCATCCCGCATGGCGGCGGCGGGCCGGGCATGGGGCCGATTTGCTGCAACACAAGCCTCGCCCCGTTTTTGCCCAAACACGTTTTCAGGGAAACAGGTGGCAAACAAGGCACGACGGCCATCTCCGCCGCGCCTTGGGGCAGCGCGAGCATCCTGCTCATTTCTTATGCCTACATCCGAATGCTCGGCGCGGAAGGTGTCACGGATGCCACGAAATATGCCATCCTGAACGCCAACTACATGAAAGCACGTTTGGAGAGCGCCTACCAAATCCTTTATGCAGGCGACATGGGGCGCTGCGCCCATGAGTTCATTCTCGATTTGCGGCCATTCAAGACCGTCGTCAGCGCCGAAGACGTGGCTAAGCGCCTGATGGACTATGGCTTTCACGCGCCCACGCTGTCGTTCCCGGTGGCAGGCACGATTATGATTGAGCCGACGGAAAGCGAAAGCAAGGCCGAGCTCGACCGCTTTTGCGACGCGCTGCTGGCTATTCGCAAAGAGATAGACGAAATCGCGTCGGGTGATTACGAGACCGAGGACAATGTGCTGCACAACGCGCCGCACACTGCCGAAGAAGTCACCTCCGATGACTGGCATCATAAATACAGCCGCGAAAAAGCAGCCTACCCACTCCCCTACTTGCGGCAGGGATTCAAATTTTGGGCAACGACGGGCAGGATTGACCAAGCCTACGGCGACCGGAACTTGGTGTGCGTTTGCCCACCGATAGAGGCATATTCCACTGCCGAGTGA
- a CDS encoding ABC transporter permease: MKKRLHPAYWVLGLLLLVAVGRDFLANGRPLYCRVEGEGFWPGVRTMWKGPNAPFAHPVLDSIRRNELWKTYPYKAAVFAPIPFSPGEKAMPYFSANELPARPGTIHPQLSSRFRHWLGTDREGRDVAAALVAGARVAVLTGLTAMTMAMSIGLFLGALAGFWGDDRLRLRRGTLWLTLLGLLPAWFYAFVARQYVLSTAEGTGEWVMSGAIFVGVLLLFRIVGWLLSRFPFFGRVVTVPADLLIMRLSELFNAIPKLIFLFVMVAVLPRGNESFWVLIALIGAMSWTGVARFVRADLLRVRELDYVTAARGLGLSEARILWRHALPNAIRATMIAFAFGVAGAVLLEASLSFLGLGSTSNASWGALLNNARSSLKAWWMALPSGLAICLTVLALNAIGERLSENK, encoded by the coding sequence ATGAAAAAGCGCCTCCATCCGGCTTATTGGGTATTGGGTCTGCTGCTTTTGGTGGCAGTGGGGCGCGATTTTTTGGCCAATGGCCGACCGCTCTATTGTCGTGTGGAAGGCGAGGGGTTTTGGCCGGGCGTGCGCACGATGTGGAAGGGGCCGAATGCTCCCTTTGCTCATCCGGTGTTGGATTCCATTCGGCGCAATGAATTGTGGAAAACCTACCCCTACAAGGCAGCGGTGTTTGCTCCCATTCCCTTTTCGCCGGGTGAAAAAGCGATGCCATATTTTTCCGCGAATGAGTTGCCCGCCCGGCCCGGCACGATTCACCCGCAGTTGTCGTCGCGGTTTCGCCATTGGCTGGGTACCGACCGCGAGGGGCGCGATGTGGCGGCGGCTTTGGTGGCGGGGGCGCGGGTGGCGGTGCTGACAGGACTGACGGCGATGACGATGGCCATGAGCATTGGGCTGTTTTTGGGAGCCTTGGCGGGTTTTTGGGGCGACGACCGCCTTCGGCTTCGACGTGGGACGCTTTGGCTGACGTTGTTGGGGCTTTTGCCTGCGTGGTTCTATGCGTTTGTGGCGCGTCAATATGTGTTGTCAACGGCTGAGGGGACAGGGGAATGGGTGATGAGTGGGGCGATTTTTGTGGGTGTTTTGTTGCTTTTTCGCATTGTGGGGTGGTTGTTAAGCCGGTTCCCATTTTTCGGGCGTGTGGTCACTGTGCCGGCGGATTTGCTGATTATGCGGCTGTCGGAGTTGTTCAATGCGATTCCCAAACTGATATTTCTATTCGTCATGGTGGCGGTATTGCCGCGGGGCAATGAGTCGTTTTGGGTGCTGATTGCGCTTATTGGAGCGATGAGTTGGACGGGGGTGGCGCGTTTTGTGCGGGCAGACCTGTTGCGGGTGCGGGAGTTGGACTATGTGACGGCGGCACGGGGGTTGGGGCTTTCGGAGGCGCGGATATTGTGGCGGCATGCGTTGCCCAATGCGATACGCGCCACCATGATAGCCTTTGCGTTTGGGGTGGCGGGGGCGGTGCTGTTGGAAGCGTCCCTTTCGTTTTTGGGGTTGGGCAGCACTTCCAATGCGTCGTGGGGTGCGTTGCTCAACAATGCTCGCTCCTCCTTGAAGGCGTGGTGGATGGCGTTGCCGTCGGGTCTGGCAATATGTTTGACGGTGTTGGCCTTGAATGCCATCGGAGAGCGATTGAGCGAAAACAAATAA
- a CDS encoding NAD(P)/FAD-dependent oxidoreductase — protein sequence MQFNIPDTGQKRVVIVGGGFGGLTLARKLSKTNFQVVLVDKNNYHQFQPLFYQVAMAGLEPSSIVFPFRKVFQKSKNVFVRVTKVLAVHPAQNEVVTEIGNLSYDYLVLAIGADTNWYGNERVRANAIPMKSVSEALYLRNLIFEDYERAVTSVGYEQRQRFLDIVIVGGGPTGVEVAGSLAEMKRHIIAKDYNDLDSKEIDIHLVHGDKRLLNTMSEQASAKAELYLRALGVQLWLDRVVTDFDGEVVTINDGSTIRADKVIWAAGIAGNTIEGLPTEALHKGNRLKVNEYNRVAGTDNIFAIGDIAFQTEEKWPNGHPQVAQVAIQHGKLLAENLQRLEAGKKPRPFRYRDLGSMATVGRHKAVVDLPFWRFQGAFAWFVWLYVHLFSILGLKNKVFIFLNWVWNYLTYDQSLRLVIKPWRRAEKKAETVG from the coding sequence ATGCAATTCAATATTCCCGACACCGGACAAAAGCGAGTCGTCATCGTGGGTGGCGGCTTTGGAGGGCTGACTTTGGCCCGCAAACTTTCCAAGACCAATTTTCAGGTAGTGCTTGTGGACAAAAACAACTACCACCAATTTCAGCCACTGTTTTATCAGGTGGCTATGGCGGGGCTGGAGCCTTCCAGCATCGTTTTCCCCTTCCGCAAGGTGTTTCAAAAAAGCAAAAACGTATTTGTGCGGGTGACGAAGGTATTGGCCGTCCATCCCGCCCAGAACGAGGTGGTGACTGAAATCGGAAATCTCAGCTACGACTATCTCGTGCTTGCCATTGGTGCCGACACGAACTGGTACGGCAACGAGCGCGTCCGAGCCAACGCCATCCCGATGAAGTCAGTCAGCGAGGCCCTCTATTTGCGCAATCTTATTTTCGAGGATTACGAACGTGCCGTCACATCGGTAGGCTACGAGCAGCGTCAGCGTTTTTTGGATATCGTGATTGTGGGCGGCGGGCCTACCGGGGTGGAAGTGGCAGGCTCATTGGCCGAGATGAAGCGCCACATCATCGCAAAAGACTACAACGACCTCGATAGCAAGGAGATTGATATTCACTTGGTGCATGGCGACAAGCGCCTGCTGAACACCATGTCGGAGCAAGCATCTGCCAAAGCGGAATTGTACCTCCGCGCATTGGGCGTGCAGCTCTGGCTCGACAGGGTGGTGACGGATTTCGATGGTGAGGTCGTGACCATCAACGACGGCTCCACCATCCGTGCCGATAAGGTAATATGGGCCGCAGGCATAGCGGGCAACACGATTGAGGGGTTGCCCACAGAGGCGCTTCACAAGGGCAATCGCCTGAAAGTCAACGAATACAATCGGGTGGCTGGCACAGACAATATTTTCGCTATCGGCGACATCGCGTTTCAAACGGAGGAAAAATGGCCCAATGGACACCCACAGGTGGCGCAAGTGGCCATTCAGCATGGAAAATTGTTGGCGGAAAATCTCCAACGGCTCGAAGCGGGGAAAAAACCTCGACCTTTTCGCTACCGCGACCTTGGCTCCATGGCCACCGTGGGGCGCCACAAGGCGGTGGTGGACTTGCCGTTCTGGCGTTTTCAAGGCGCTTTCGCATGGTTCGTCTGGCTTTACGTTCATCTCTTCTCCATACTCGGCTTAAAGAACAAGGTCTTTATTTTCCTCAACTGGGTATGGAACTATCTCACTTACGACCAAAGTCTCCGGTTGGTGATAAAACCCTGGCGCAGGGCGGAGAAAAAAGCTGAAACGGTTGGATAG
- a CDS encoding glycosyltransferase family 39 protein has translation MRRDYLIVIGLALLFFFPFLGGVHLFDWDEINFAECAREMLVTGDWIRPQIDFQPFFEKPPLFFWAQALSMKMFGVNEFAARFPNAVCGLATLLLVYRIGLRLHDQMFAWLWVLAWLGSFLPHFYFRSGIIDPWFNLFIFGGLYGFIEFRWQFLTAPKPASYWQKYRWLLLGGFFLGIATMTKGPTAYLIVMLVLGLYWARYRFRGKGYLKHLLLFSAASMLVAGLWFGLEIALHGADFVERFIAYQIRLFSTPDAGHGGFWGYHAVVLLIGCFPVSVFALPNLWGDRQSEDELLESDTLAACQRSDFGTWMQLLFWTAFILFSLVRTKIVHYSSLCYFPLTYLGAATIWRAIRWDVRPKLTTVFLPLVGVLLGLAVMAIPYLGRNNEPLKAMFADDPFALAALAADVEWKVWEGLPGLILVVATFVGLYYWQKNRPWLAAQAVFGGGAVFSALAMFFIVCNIEAHSQRAAIEFYEEKCGEECQIVPVGFKTYAHLFYACKKPGADSSTIYLVAKVGKVDSLVQLSDYKEVGRKNGFVFFEKVKK, from the coding sequence ATGCGGCGTGATTACCTGATTGTCATTGGTCTTGCCTTGTTGTTTTTCTTTCCCTTTTTGGGAGGGGTGCATCTGTTTGACTGGGACGAAATCAACTTTGCAGAGTGTGCTCGCGAGATGCTTGTGACGGGTGATTGGATTCGTCCACAGATAGATTTCCAGCCTTTTTTTGAAAAGCCGCCCCTCTTTTTTTGGGCACAGGCGCTCTCTATGAAAATGTTTGGGGTGAATGAGTTTGCTGCCCGATTCCCGAATGCGGTTTGCGGATTGGCCACGCTGCTGTTGGTCTATCGCATCGGTTTGCGGCTCCACGACCAAATGTTCGCATGGCTTTGGGTCTTGGCTTGGCTGGGTAGTTTTTTGCCGCATTTTTATTTCCGCAGCGGCATCATTGACCCGTGGTTCAATCTCTTCATTTTTGGCGGCCTCTACGGGTTCATCGAGTTTCGCTGGCAATTTCTGACGGCCCCCAAGCCTGCTTCTTACTGGCAAAAATATCGCTGGCTGCTGCTGGGGGGCTTTTTTCTTGGCATTGCGACCATGACCAAAGGGCCGACTGCCTATTTGATTGTGATGCTGGTCTTGGGGCTTTATTGGGCGCGGTATCGTTTTCGCGGGAAAGGGTATCTGAAGCACCTGCTGTTGTTTTCGGCAGCATCCATGTTGGTGGCTGGGTTGTGGTTTGGGCTGGAAATTGCCTTGCATGGCGCGGATTTCGTGGAGCGATTCATTGCCTATCAGATTCGGCTGTTTTCAACGCCCGACGCTGGCCATGGCGGATTTTGGGGCTATCATGCGGTGGTGTTGCTCATCGGTTGTTTTCCTGTGTCTGTTTTTGCGCTGCCCAATCTCTGGGGCGACCGCCAATCGGAGGATGAGCTGCTCGAATCCGACACGCTCGCCGCCTGCCAGCGCTCCGATTTTGGCACATGGATGCAACTGCTTTTCTGGACGGCGTTCATCCTGTTTAGTCTGGTGCGCACCAAAATCGTGCATTATTCCTCTCTCTGCTATTTCCCGCTAACCTATTTGGGAGCAGCCACGATATGGCGGGCGATTCGGTGGGACGTGCGGCCCAAACTGACGACGGTGTTCCTGCCGCTTGTGGGCGTGCTGTTGGGCTTGGCGGTCATGGCGATTCCGTATTTGGGTAGAAACAACGAGCCGCTCAAGGCAATGTTTGCCGACGACCCTTTTGCGCTGGCGGCATTGGCAGCTGACGTAGAATGGAAAGTGTGGGAAGGGCTGCCGGGGCTGATTTTGGTGGTGGCGACGTTTGTTGGCCTGTATTATTGGCAAAAAAATCGCCCGTGGCTCGCGGCACAGGCGGTGTTTGGGGGCGGGGCGGTTTTCTCGGCGTTGGCGATGTTTTTCATCGTGTGCAACATAGAGGCGCATTCCCAGCGAGCAGCCATCGAATTTTACGAGGAAAAATGCGGGGAGGAGTGCCAGATTGTCCCCGTTGGTTTCAAGACTTACGCGCACTTGTTCTATGCTTGCAAGAAGCCCGGAGCAGATAGCTCCACCATTTATCTGGTGGCAAAAGTGGGCAAGGTGGATAGTCTTGTGCAGTTGAGTGACTATAAGGAGGTTGGCCGGAAAAACGGATTTGTTTTTTTCGAGAAAGTCAAAAAATGA
- a CDS encoding trimeric intracellular cation channel family protein, giving the protein MNATILIREIMEMLGTSAFAFSGALAAMRQRLDVFGVLVITFATAIGGGTIRDMMIGNTPVAWLKDQQTIAVIFGSYLLTLIFRPYLRHFSKTLAVFDAVGLGFATIVGLQRGIEANLSPTICITLGMVSGCFGGVVRDVLLNEIPLVFRKDIYASASLLGGALYFLFASWDMFRPLAATLSMLFIIGVRVAVLRYGWEFPGMKTPEE; this is encoded by the coding sequence TTGAACGCGACCATCCTCATCAGAGAAATCATGGAAATGCTTGGCACCTCGGCCTTTGCCTTTTCGGGGGCTTTGGCGGCCATGCGTCAGCGGCTCGATGTGTTCGGTGTGTTGGTCATCACCTTTGCCACAGCCATCGGGGGCGGCACCATCCGCGACATGATGATTGGCAACACGCCAGTAGCTTGGCTCAAAGACCAGCAAACCATCGCCGTAATCTTTGGGTCGTACTTGCTCACGCTGATTTTTCGACCCTACCTGCGTCATTTTAGCAAGACACTCGCCGTCTTCGACGCGGTGGGTTTGGGTTTTGCGACCATTGTGGGTTTGCAGCGCGGCATCGAGGCCAATCTCAGCCCCACGATTTGTATCACCTTGGGCATGGTGAGCGGGTGTTTTGGTGGAGTCGTCCGCGATGTGCTGCTCAATGAGATACCCCTTGTGTTTCGCAAAGACATTTACGCCTCCGCTTCTTTGCTGGGAGGCGCTTTGTATTTCCTCTTTGCCAGTTGGGATATGTTCAGGCCCTTGGCTGCCACGCTCTCCATGTTGTTCATCATCGGGGTGCGAGTGGCAGTGCTGCGTTATGGGTGGGAATTTCCGGGAATGAAAACACCGGAAGAGTGA